A genomic stretch from Gorilla gorilla gorilla isolate KB3781 chromosome 20, NHGRI_mGorGor1-v2.1_pri, whole genome shotgun sequence includes:
- the LTBP4 gene encoding latent-transforming growth factor beta-binding protein 4 isoform X2, protein MRRPGTSGRRPLLLVLLLPLFAAATSAASPSPSPSQVIEVPGVPSRPASVAVCRCCPGQTSRRSRCIRAFCRVRSCQPKKCAGPQRCLNPVPAVPSPSPSVRKRQVSLNWQPLTLQEARALLKRRRPRGPGGRGLLRRRPPQRAPAGKAPVLCPLICHNGGVCVKPDRCLCPPDFAGKFCQLHSSGARPPAPAIPGLTRSVYTMPLANHRDDEHGVASMVSVHVEHPQEASVVVHQVERVSGPWEEADAEAVARAEAAARAEAAAPYTVLAQSAPREDGYSDASGFGYCFRELRGGECASPLPGLRTQEVCCRGAGLAWGVHDCQLCSERLGNSERVSAPDGPCPTGFERVNGSCEDVDECATGGRCQHGECANTRGGYTCVCPDGFLLDSSRSSCISQHVISEAKGPCFRVLRDGGCSLPILRNITKQICCCSRVGKAWGRGCQLCPPFGSEGFREICPAGPGYHYSASDLRYNTRPLGQEPPRVSLSQPRTLPATSRPSAGFLPTHRLEPRPEPRPDPRPGPELPLPSIPAWTGPEIPESGPSSGMCQRNPQVCGPGRCISRPSGYTCACDSGFRLSPQGTRCIDVDECRRVPPPCAPGRCENSPGSFRCVCGPGFRAGPRAAECLDVDECHRVPPPCDLGRCENTPGSFLCVCPAGYQAAPHGASCQDVDECTQSPGLCGRGACKNLPGSFRCVCPAGFRGSACEEDVDECAQEPPPCGPGRCDNTAGSFHCACPAGFRSRGPGAPCQDVDECARSPPPCTYGRCENTEGSFQCVCPMGFQPNAAGSECEDVDECENHLACPGQECVNSPGSFQCRACPSGHHLHRGRCTDVDECSSGAPPCGPHGHCTNTEGSFRCSCAPGYRAPSGRPGPCADVNECLEGDFCFPHGECLNTDGSFACTCAPGYRPGPRGASCLDVDECSEEDLCQSGICTNTDGSFECICPPGHRAGPDLASCLDVDECRERGPALCGSQRCENSPGSYRCVRDCDPGYHAGPEGTCDDVDECQEYGPEICGAQRCENTPGSYRCTPACDPGYQPTPGGGCQDVDECRNRSFCGAHAVCQNLPGSFQCLCDQGYEGARDGRHCVDVNECETLQGVCGAALCENVEGSFLCVCPNSPEEFDPMTGRCVPPRTSAGTFPGSQPQAPASPVLPARPPPPPLPRRPSTPRQGPVGSGRRECYFDTAAPDACDNILARNVTWQECCCTVGEGWGSGCRIQQCPGTETDVDECQLFRDQVCKSGVCVNTAPGYSCYCSNGYYYHTQRLECIDNDECADEEPACEGGRCVNTVGSYHCTCEPPLVLDGSQRRCVSNESQSLDDNLGVCWQEVGADLVCSHPRLDRQATYTECCCLYGEAWGMDCALCPAQDSDDFEALCNVLRPPAYSPPRPGGFGLPYEYGPDLGPPYQGLPYGPELYPPPALPYDPYPPPPGPFARREAPYGAPRFDMPDFEDDGGPYGESEAPAPPGPGTRWPYRSRDTRRSFPEPEEPPEGGSYAGSLAEPYEELEAEECGILDGCTNGRCVRVPEGFTCRCFDGYRLDMTRMACVDINECDEAEAASPLCVNARCLNTDGSFRCICRPGFAPTHQPHHCAPARPRA, encoded by the exons ATGCGGAGGCCTGGCACCAGCGGCCGCCGCCCCCTCCTGCTGGTGCTGTTGCTGCCGCTCTTCGCAGCCGCCACCTCCgccgccagccccagccccagccccagccaggtCATCGAGGTCCCGGGGGTCCCCAGCCGCCCGGCCAG CGTTGCTGTTTGTCGCTGCTGCCCGGGCCAGACGTCTAGGAGGAGCCGCTGCATCCGAG CCTTCTGCAGGGTCCGAAGCTGCCAGCCCAAAAAGTGTGCAGGCCCCCAGCGGTGCCTGAACCCAGTGCCTGCAGTGCCCAGTCCCAGCCCCAGCGTGAGGAAGAGACAGGTGTCCCTCAACTGGCAGCCACTGAC GCTCCAGGAGGCCAGAGCTCTACTGAAGCGGCGGCGGCCCCGGGGGCCAGGGGGCCGGGGACTACTGAGAAGGAGGCCCCCACAGCGTGCCCCCGCTGGCAAGGCCCCGG TCCTGTGTCCCTTGATCTGTCACAATGGCGGTGTGTGCGTGAAGCCTGACCGCTGCCTCTGTCCCCCGGACTTCGCTGGCAAGTTCTGCCAGTTGCACTCCTCGGGCGCCCGGCCCCCGGCCCCGGCTATACCAGGCCTCACCCGCTCCGTGTACACTATGCCACTGGCCAACCACCGCGACGACGAGCACG GCGTGGCATCTATGGTGAGCGTCCACGTGGAGCACCCGCAGGAGGCGTCGGTGGTGGTGCACCAGGTGGAGCGTGTGTCTGGCCCTTGGGAGGAGGCGGACGCTGAGGCGGTGGCGCGGGCGGAAGCGGCGGCGCGGGCGGAGGCGGCAGCGCCCTACACGGTGTTGGCACAGAGCGCGCCGCGGGAGGACGGCTACTCAGATGCCTCGGGCTTCGGTTACTGCTTTCGGGAGCTGCGCGGAGGCGAA TGCGCGTCCCCGCTGCCCGGGCTCCGGACGCAGGAGGTCTGCTGCCGAGGGGCCGGCTTGGCCTGGGGCGTTCACGACTGTCAGCTGTGCTCCGAGCGCCTGG GGAACTCCGAAAGAGTGAGCGCCCCAGATGGACCTTGTCCAACCGGCTTTGAAAGAGTTAATGGGTCCTGCGAAG ATGTGGATGAGTGCGCGACTGGCGGGCGCTGCCAGCACGGCGAGTGTGCAAACACGCGCGGCGGGTACACGTGTGTGTGCCCCGACGGCTTTCTGCTCGACTCGTCCCGCAGCAGCTGCATCT CCCAACACGTGATCTCAGAGGCCAAAGGGCCCTGCTTCCGCGTGCTCCGCGACGGCGGCTGTTCGCTGCCCATTCTGCGGAACATCACTAAACAGATCTGCTGCTGCAGCCGCGTAGGCAAGGCCTGGGGCCGGGGCTGCCAGCTCTGCCCACCCTTCGGCTCAG AGGGTTTCCGGGAGATCTGCCCGGCTGGCCCTGGTTACCACTACTCGGCCTCCGACCTCCGCTACAACACCAGACCTCTGGGCCAGGAGCCACCCCGAGTGTCACTCAGCCAGCCTCGTACCCTGCCAGCCACCTCTCGGCCATCTGCAG GCTTTCTGCCCACCCATCGCCTGGAGCCCCGGCCTGAACCCCGGCCCGATCCCCGGCCCGGCCCTGAGCTTCCCTTGCCCAGCATCCCTGCCTGGACTGGTCCTGAGATTCCTGAATCAG GTCCCTCCTCCGGCATGTGTCAGCGCAACCCCCAGGTCTGCGGCCCAGGACGCTGCATTTCCCGGCCCAGCGGCTACACCTGCGCTTGCGACTCTGGCTTCCGGCTCAGCCCCCAGGGCACCCGATGCATTG ATGTGGACGAATGTCGCCGCGTGCCCCCGCCCTGTGCTCCCGGGCGCTGCGAGAACTCACCAGGCAGCTTCCGCTGCGTGTGCGGCCCGGGCTTCCGAGCCGGCCCACGGGCTGCGGAATGCCTGG ATGTGGACGAGTGCCACCGCGTGCCGCCGCCGTGTGACCTCGGGCGCTGCGAGAACACGCCAGGCAGCTTCCTGTGCGTGTGCCCCGCCGGGTACCAGGCTGCACCGCACGGAGCCAGCTGCCAGG ATGTGGATGAATGCACCCAGAGCCCAGGCCTGTGTGGCCGAGGGGCCTGCAAGAACCTGCCTGGCTCTTTCCGCTGTGTTTGCCCGGCTGGCTTCCGGGGCTCGGCGTGTGAAGAGGATGTGGATGAGTGTGCCCAGGAGCCACCGCCCTGCGGGCCCGGCCGCTGTGACAACACGGCAGGCTCCTTTCACTGTGCCTGCCCTGCTGGCTTCCGCTCCCGAGGGCCCGGGGCCCCCTGCCAAG ATGTGGATGAGTGTGCCCGAAGCCCCCCACCCTGCACCTATGGCCGGTGTGAGAACACAGAAGGCAGCTTCCAGTGTGTCTGCCCCATGGGCTTCCAACCCAACGCTGCTGGCTCCGAGTGCGAGG ATGTGGATGAGTGTGAGAACCACCTCGCATGCCCTGGGCAGGAGTGTGTGAACTCGCCCGGCTCCTTCCAGTGCAGGGCCTGTCCTTCTGGCCACCACCTGCACCGTGGCAGATGCACTG atGTGGACGAATGCAGTTCGGGTGCCCCTCCCTGTGGTCCCCACGGCCACTGCACTAACACCGAAGGCTCCTTCCGCTGCAGCTGCGCGCCAGGCTACCGGGCGCCGTCGGGTCGGCCCGGGCCCTGCGCAG ACGTGAACGAGTGCCTGGAGGGCGATTTCTGCTTCCCTCACGGCGAGTGCCTCAACACTGACGGCTCCTTTGCCTGTACTTGTGCCCCTGGCTACCGACCCGGACCCCGCGGAGCCTCTTGCCTCG ACGTTGACGAGTGCAGCGAGGAGGACCTTTGCCAGAGCGGCATCTGTACCAACACCGACGGCTCCTTCGAGTGCATCTGTCCTCCGGGACACCGCGCCGGCCCGGACCTCGCCTCCTGCCTCG ACGTGGACGAATGTCGCGAGCGAGGCCCAGCCCTGTGCGGGTCGCAGCGCTGTGAGAACTCTCCCGGCTCCTACCGCTGTGTCCGGGACTGCGATCCTGGGTACCACGCGGGCCCCGAGGGCACCTGTGACG ATGTGGATGAGTGCCAAGAATATGGTCCCGAGATTTGTGGAGCCCAGCGTTGTGAGAACACCCCTGGCTCCTACCGCTGCACACCGGCCTGTGACCCTGGCTATCAGCCCACGCCAGGGGGCGGATGCCAGG ATGTGGACGAATGCCGGAACCGGTCCTTCTGCGGTGCCCACGCCGTGTGCCAGAACCTGCCCGGCTCCTTCCAGTGCCTCTGTGACCAGGGTTACGAGGGGGCACGGGATGGGCGTCACTGCGTGG ATGTGAACGAGTGTGAAACACTACAGGGTGTATGTGGAGCTGCCCTGTGTGAAAATGTCGAAGGCTCCTTCCTCTGTGTCTGCCCCAACAGCCCGGAGGAGTTTGACCCCATGACTGGACGCTGTGTTCCCCCACGAACTTCTGCTG GCACGTTCCCAGGCTCGCAGCCCCAGGCACCTGCTAGCCCTGTTCTGCCCGCCAGGCCACCTCCGCCACCCCTGCCCCGCCGACCCAGCACACCTAGGCAGGGCCCTGTGGGGAGCGGGCGCCGGGAGTGCTACTTTGACACAGCGGCCCCGGATGCATGTGACAACATCCTGGCTCGGAATGTGACGTGGCAGGAGTGCTGCTGTACTGTGGGTGAGGGCTGGGGCAGCGGCTGCCGCATCCAGCAGTGCCCGGGCACCGAGACAG ACGTGGACGAATGTCAGCTCTTCCGAGACCAGGTGTGCAAGAGTGGCGTGTGCGTGAACACGGCCCCGGGCTACTCATGCTATTGCAGCAACGGCTACTACTACCACACACAGCGGCTGGAGTGCATCG ATAACGACGAGTGCGCCGATGAGGAACCGGCCTGTGAGGGCGGCCGCTGTGTCAACACTGTGGGCTCTTATCACTGTACCTGCGAGCCCCCACTGGTGCTGGATGGCTCGCAGCGCCGCTGCGTCTCCAACGAGAGCCAGAGCCTCG ATGACAATCTGGGAGTGTGCTGGCAGGAAGTGGGGGCTGACCTCGTGTGCAGCCACCCTCGGCTGGACCGTCAGGCCACCTACACAGAGTGCTGCTGCCTGTATGGAGAGGCCTGGGGCATGGACTGCGCCCTCTGCCCTGCGCAGGACTCAG ATGACTTCGAGGCCCTGTGCAATGTGCTACGCCCCCCCGCATATAGCCCCCCGCGACCAGGTGGCTTTGGACTCCCCTACGAGTACGGCCCAGACTTAGGTCCACCTTACCAGGGCCTCCCGTATGGGCCTGAGTTGTACCCACCACCTGCGCTACCCTACGACCCCTACCCACCGCCACCTGGGCCCTTCGCCCGCCGGGAGGCTCCTTACGGGGCACCCCGCTTCGACATGCCAGACTTTGAGGACGATGGTGGCCCCTATGGCGAATCTGAGGCTCCTGCGCCACCTGGCCCGGGCACCCGCTGGCCCTATCGGTCCCGGGACACCCGCCGCTCCTTCCCAGAGCCCGAGGAGCCTCCTGAAGGTGGAAGCTATGCTG GTTCCCTGGCTGAGCCCTACGAGGAGCTGGAGGCGGAGGAGTGCGGGATCCTGGACGGCTGCACCAACGGCCGCTGCGTGCGCGTCCCCGAAGGCTTCACCTGCCGTTGCTTCGACGGCTACCGCCTGGACATGACCCGCATGGCCTGCGTTG ACATCAACGAGTGTGATGAGGCCGAGGCTGCCTCCCCGCTGTGCGTCAACGCGCGCTGCCTCAACACGGATGGCTCCTTCCGCTGCATCTGCCGCCCGGGATTCGCACCCACGCACCAGCCGCACCACTGTGCGCCCGCACGGCCCCGGGCCTGA
- the LTBP4 gene encoding latent-transforming growth factor beta-binding protein 4 isoform X8 produces MRRPGTSGRRPLLLVLLLPLFAAATSAASPSPSPSQVIEVPGVPSRPASVAVCRCCPGQTSRRSRCIRAFCRVRSCQPKKCAGPQRCLNPVPAVPSPSPSVRKRQVSLNWQPLTLQEARALLKRRRPRGPGGRGLLRRRPPQRAPAGKAPVLCPLICHNGGVCVKPDRCLCPPDFAGKFCQLHSSGARPPAPAIPGLTRSVYTMPLANHRDDEHGVASMVSVHVEHPQEASVVVHQVERVSGPWEEADAEAVARAEAAARAEAAAPYTVLAQSAPREDGYSDASGFGYCFRELRGGECASPLPGLRTQEVCCRGAGLAWGVHDCQLCSERLGNSERVSAPDGPCPTGFERVNGSCEDVDECATGGRCQHGECANTRGGYTCVCPDGFLLDSSRSSCISQHVISEAKGPCFRVLRDGGCSLPILRNITKQICCCSRVGKAWGRGCQLCPPFGSEGFREICPAGPGYHYSASDLRYNTRPLGQEPPRVSLSQPRTLPATSRPSAGFLPTHRLEPRPEPRPDPRPGPELPLPSIPAWTGPEIPESGPSSGMCQRNPQVCGPGRCISRPSGYTCACDSGFRLSPQGTRCIDVDECRRVPPPCAPGRCENSPGSFRCVCGPGFRAGPRAAECLDVDECHRVPPPCDLGRCENTPGSFLCVCPAGYQAAPHGASCQDVDECTQSPGLCGRGACKNLPGSFRCVCPAGFRGSACEEDVDECAQEPPPCGPGRCDNTAGSFHCACPAGFRSRGPGAPCQDVDECARSPPPCTYGRCENTEGSFQCVCPMGFQPNAAGSECEDVDECENHLACPGQECVNSPGSFQCRACPSGHHLHRGRCTDVDECSSGAPPCGPHGHCTNTEGSFRCSCAPGYRAPSGRPGPCADVNECLEGDFCFPHGECLNTDGSFACTCAPGYRPGPRGASCLDVDECSEEDLCQSGICTNTDGSFECICPPGHRAGPDLASCLDVDECRERGPALCGSQRCENSPGSYRCVRDCDPGYHAGPEGTCDDVNECETLQGVCGAALCENVEGSFLCVCPNSPEEFDPMTGRCVPPRTSAGTFPGSQPQAPASPVLPARPPPPPLPRRPSTPRQGPVGSGRRECYFDTAAPDACDNILARNVTWQECCCTVGEGWGSGCRIQQCPGTETAEYQSLCPHGRGYLAPSGDLSLRRDVDECQLFRDQVCKSGVCVNTAPGYSCYCSNGYYYHTQRLECIDNDECADEEPACEGGRCVNTVGSYHCTCEPPLVLDGSQRRCVSNESQSLDDNLGVCWQEVGADLVCSHPRLDRQATYTECCCLYGEAWGMDCALCPAQDSDDFEALCNVLRPPAYSPPRPGGFGLPYEYGPDLGPPYQGLPYGPELYPPPALPYDPYPPPPGPFARREAPYGAPRFDMPDFEDDGGPYGESEAPAPPGPGTRWPYRSRDTRRSFPEPEEPPEGGSYAGSLAEPYEELEAEECGILDGCTNGRCVRVPEGFTCRCFDGYRLDMTRMACVDINECDEAEAASPLCVNARCLNTDGSFRCICRPGFAPTHQPHHCAPARPRA; encoded by the exons ATGCGGAGGCCTGGCACCAGCGGCCGCCGCCCCCTCCTGCTGGTGCTGTTGCTGCCGCTCTTCGCAGCCGCCACCTCCgccgccagccccagccccagccccagccaggtCATCGAGGTCCCGGGGGTCCCCAGCCGCCCGGCCAG CGTTGCTGTTTGTCGCTGCTGCCCGGGCCAGACGTCTAGGAGGAGCCGCTGCATCCGAG CCTTCTGCAGGGTCCGAAGCTGCCAGCCCAAAAAGTGTGCAGGCCCCCAGCGGTGCCTGAACCCAGTGCCTGCAGTGCCCAGTCCCAGCCCCAGCGTGAGGAAGAGACAGGTGTCCCTCAACTGGCAGCCACTGAC GCTCCAGGAGGCCAGAGCTCTACTGAAGCGGCGGCGGCCCCGGGGGCCAGGGGGCCGGGGACTACTGAGAAGGAGGCCCCCACAGCGTGCCCCCGCTGGCAAGGCCCCGG TCCTGTGTCCCTTGATCTGTCACAATGGCGGTGTGTGCGTGAAGCCTGACCGCTGCCTCTGTCCCCCGGACTTCGCTGGCAAGTTCTGCCAGTTGCACTCCTCGGGCGCCCGGCCCCCGGCCCCGGCTATACCAGGCCTCACCCGCTCCGTGTACACTATGCCACTGGCCAACCACCGCGACGACGAGCACG GCGTGGCATCTATGGTGAGCGTCCACGTGGAGCACCCGCAGGAGGCGTCGGTGGTGGTGCACCAGGTGGAGCGTGTGTCTGGCCCTTGGGAGGAGGCGGACGCTGAGGCGGTGGCGCGGGCGGAAGCGGCGGCGCGGGCGGAGGCGGCAGCGCCCTACACGGTGTTGGCACAGAGCGCGCCGCGGGAGGACGGCTACTCAGATGCCTCGGGCTTCGGTTACTGCTTTCGGGAGCTGCGCGGAGGCGAA TGCGCGTCCCCGCTGCCCGGGCTCCGGACGCAGGAGGTCTGCTGCCGAGGGGCCGGCTTGGCCTGGGGCGTTCACGACTGTCAGCTGTGCTCCGAGCGCCTGG GGAACTCCGAAAGAGTGAGCGCCCCAGATGGACCTTGTCCAACCGGCTTTGAAAGAGTTAATGGGTCCTGCGAAG ATGTGGATGAGTGCGCGACTGGCGGGCGCTGCCAGCACGGCGAGTGTGCAAACACGCGCGGCGGGTACACGTGTGTGTGCCCCGACGGCTTTCTGCTCGACTCGTCCCGCAGCAGCTGCATCT CCCAACACGTGATCTCAGAGGCCAAAGGGCCCTGCTTCCGCGTGCTCCGCGACGGCGGCTGTTCGCTGCCCATTCTGCGGAACATCACTAAACAGATCTGCTGCTGCAGCCGCGTAGGCAAGGCCTGGGGCCGGGGCTGCCAGCTCTGCCCACCCTTCGGCTCAG AGGGTTTCCGGGAGATCTGCCCGGCTGGCCCTGGTTACCACTACTCGGCCTCCGACCTCCGCTACAACACCAGACCTCTGGGCCAGGAGCCACCCCGAGTGTCACTCAGCCAGCCTCGTACCCTGCCAGCCACCTCTCGGCCATCTGCAG GCTTTCTGCCCACCCATCGCCTGGAGCCCCGGCCTGAACCCCGGCCCGATCCCCGGCCCGGCCCTGAGCTTCCCTTGCCCAGCATCCCTGCCTGGACTGGTCCTGAGATTCCTGAATCAG GTCCCTCCTCCGGCATGTGTCAGCGCAACCCCCAGGTCTGCGGCCCAGGACGCTGCATTTCCCGGCCCAGCGGCTACACCTGCGCTTGCGACTCTGGCTTCCGGCTCAGCCCCCAGGGCACCCGATGCATTG ATGTGGACGAATGTCGCCGCGTGCCCCCGCCCTGTGCTCCCGGGCGCTGCGAGAACTCACCAGGCAGCTTCCGCTGCGTGTGCGGCCCGGGCTTCCGAGCCGGCCCACGGGCTGCGGAATGCCTGG ATGTGGACGAGTGCCACCGCGTGCCGCCGCCGTGTGACCTCGGGCGCTGCGAGAACACGCCAGGCAGCTTCCTGTGCGTGTGCCCCGCCGGGTACCAGGCTGCACCGCACGGAGCCAGCTGCCAGG ATGTGGATGAATGCACCCAGAGCCCAGGCCTGTGTGGCCGAGGGGCCTGCAAGAACCTGCCTGGCTCTTTCCGCTGTGTTTGCCCGGCTGGCTTCCGGGGCTCGGCGTGTGAAGAGGATGTGGATGAGTGTGCCCAGGAGCCACCGCCCTGCGGGCCCGGCCGCTGTGACAACACGGCAGGCTCCTTTCACTGTGCCTGCCCTGCTGGCTTCCGCTCCCGAGGGCCCGGGGCCCCCTGCCAAG ATGTGGATGAGTGTGCCCGAAGCCCCCCACCCTGCACCTATGGCCGGTGTGAGAACACAGAAGGCAGCTTCCAGTGTGTCTGCCCCATGGGCTTCCAACCCAACGCTGCTGGCTCCGAGTGCGAGG ATGTGGATGAGTGTGAGAACCACCTCGCATGCCCTGGGCAGGAGTGTGTGAACTCGCCCGGCTCCTTCCAGTGCAGGGCCTGTCCTTCTGGCCACCACCTGCACCGTGGCAGATGCACTG atGTGGACGAATGCAGTTCGGGTGCCCCTCCCTGTGGTCCCCACGGCCACTGCACTAACACCGAAGGCTCCTTCCGCTGCAGCTGCGCGCCAGGCTACCGGGCGCCGTCGGGTCGGCCCGGGCCCTGCGCAG ACGTGAACGAGTGCCTGGAGGGCGATTTCTGCTTCCCTCACGGCGAGTGCCTCAACACTGACGGCTCCTTTGCCTGTACTTGTGCCCCTGGCTACCGACCCGGACCCCGCGGAGCCTCTTGCCTCG ACGTTGACGAGTGCAGCGAGGAGGACCTTTGCCAGAGCGGCATCTGTACCAACACCGACGGCTCCTTCGAGTGCATCTGTCCTCCGGGACACCGCGCCGGCCCGGACCTCGCCTCCTGCCTCG ACGTGGACGAATGTCGCGAGCGAGGCCCAGCCCTGTGCGGGTCGCAGCGCTGTGAGAACTCTCCCGGCTCCTACCGCTGTGTCCGGGACTGCGATCCTGGGTACCACGCGGGCCCCGAGGGCACCTGTGACG ATGTGAACGAGTGTGAAACACTACAGGGTGTATGTGGAGCTGCCCTGTGTGAAAATGTCGAAGGCTCCTTCCTCTGTGTCTGCCCCAACAGCCCGGAGGAGTTTGACCCCATGACTGGACGCTGTGTTCCCCCACGAACTTCTGCTG GCACGTTCCCAGGCTCGCAGCCCCAGGCACCTGCTAGCCCTGTTCTGCCCGCCAGGCCACCTCCGCCACCCCTGCCCCGCCGACCCAGCACACCTAGGCAGGGCCCTGTGGGGAGCGGGCGCCGGGAGTGCTACTTTGACACAGCGGCCCCGGATGCATGTGACAACATCCTGGCTCGGAATGTGACGTGGCAGGAGTGCTGCTGTACTGTGGGTGAGGGCTGGGGCAGCGGCTGCCGCATCCAGCAGTGCCCGGGCACCGAGACAG CTGAGTACCAGTCATTGTGCCCTCACGGCCGGGGCTACCTGGCGCCCAGTGGAGACCTGAGCCTCCGGAGAG ACGTGGACGAATGTCAGCTCTTCCGAGACCAGGTGTGCAAGAGTGGCGTGTGCGTGAACACGGCCCCGGGCTACTCATGCTATTGCAGCAACGGCTACTACTACCACACACAGCGGCTGGAGTGCATCG ATAACGACGAGTGCGCCGATGAGGAACCGGCCTGTGAGGGCGGCCGCTGTGTCAACACTGTGGGCTCTTATCACTGTACCTGCGAGCCCCCACTGGTGCTGGATGGCTCGCAGCGCCGCTGCGTCTCCAACGAGAGCCAGAGCCTCG ATGACAATCTGGGAGTGTGCTGGCAGGAAGTGGGGGCTGACCTCGTGTGCAGCCACCCTCGGCTGGACCGTCAGGCCACCTACACAGAGTGCTGCTGCCTGTATGGAGAGGCCTGGGGCATGGACTGCGCCCTCTGCCCTGCGCAGGACTCAG ATGACTTCGAGGCCCTGTGCAATGTGCTACGCCCCCCCGCATATAGCCCCCCGCGACCAGGTGGCTTTGGACTCCCCTACGAGTACGGCCCAGACTTAGGTCCACCTTACCAGGGCCTCCCGTATGGGCCTGAGTTGTACCCACCACCTGCGCTACCCTACGACCCCTACCCACCGCCACCTGGGCCCTTCGCCCGCCGGGAGGCTCCTTACGGGGCACCCCGCTTCGACATGCCAGACTTTGAGGACGATGGTGGCCCCTATGGCGAATCTGAGGCTCCTGCGCCACCTGGCCCGGGCACCCGCTGGCCCTATCGGTCCCGGGACACCCGCCGCTCCTTCCCAGAGCCCGAGGAGCCTCCTGAAGGTGGAAGCTATGCTG GTTCCCTGGCTGAGCCCTACGAGGAGCTGGAGGCGGAGGAGTGCGGGATCCTGGACGGCTGCACCAACGGCCGCTGCGTGCGCGTCCCCGAAGGCTTCACCTGCCGTTGCTTCGACGGCTACCGCCTGGACATGACCCGCATGGCCTGCGTTG ACATCAACGAGTGTGATGAGGCCGAGGCTGCCTCCCCGCTGTGCGTCAACGCGCGCTGCCTCAACACGGATGGCTCCTTCCGCTGCATCTGCCGCCCGGGATTCGCACCCACGCACCAGCCGCACCACTGTGCGCCCGCACGGCCCCGGGCCTGA